A region of the Mangifera indica cultivar Alphonso chromosome 10, CATAS_Mindica_2.1, whole genome shotgun sequence genome:
GCTAAtgaattgttgatttttttttttttggtatttgatactaattttacaaatatagaGTTTGTGTATAGTGTTAGTATCAATTATGTATAGGTATTTTGCGTTAGTTTCAAATGGtagatttttcatttcttgataaatttgatcaacCCCAGTTCATATATTTCTAGTATTTAGATTCTGcggtataaataattagtgttatatttatacataggtttttgctatattttttttggtagtGGTGGTTTAGGTATCTTTTCGCTGTAGGAAACCATGAATCATATTTTCCTCAGGCTTGATAATTCTTAATATAGTATTCTTTTATATCCAGTTAATGGCTAATTCAGCTGAACCATCATCTTGTTTGAGCTTAACTTCATCTTCTCATCAATCAAATGGCTCAATTAGTCACAGCATAGCCTCCTCCTCTGCCTCTGAGGCGGCAGGTCTTAGTCTTGAAGTGTTAAGTCTAAGCAAGCTTAGTTCTAGTTTGGAGCAACTGTTGGTTGATTCCACTTGTGATTATAGTGATGCTGAGATAGTTGTTGAGGGTACTGCTGTTGGTGTTCATCGATGCATTTTGGCTGCTAGGAGTAAGTTTTTTCATGAACTATTTAGAAGTGAAAAGGGGACTTCTGATAAAGAAGGAAAACCAAAATATGTCATGACTGAGTTGTTGCCTGTTGGCAAAGTTGGATATGAAGCCTTCTTAATCTTTTTGAGCTATGTATATACCGCGAAGTTGAAACCTTTTCCCATGGAGGTGTCAACCTGTGTTGACGACGGATGTGCTCATGATGCATGTAGACCTGCTATTAATTTTGCTGTGGAGTTGATGTATGCCTCATTTATGTTTCAAATACCGGAGCTGACTTCACTTTTCCAGGTGACTATGCTGCCCTTTCTGGTTGACGTTCacttattttttcgaattttgaaATACATCAAATGTATGCCTTTCATATGGTTTAGTAGTTGTAATGGTGagatatattatgtatttaattgatttgtcTGGTTGCTTGTTTACAGTCTATTATTGCTCATTGTGGAAAATAGCAGAATTGTGATAgtagaatttttttatccttttccAGATCTgtcaaaacttatattttgcGGACACTGTgagaaaacataataaattcataatttgctCTTTTTGCAGCGACATCTTCTAAACTTCGTTGGGAAAGCTCTTGTGGAAGATGTTATTCCAATCCTTGTTGTTGCCTTCCATTGTCAATCAAGTCAGCTTATTTCTCAGTGTGTCGAGAGAGTAGCACATTCAGATCTTGAAAATATCTGCATTGAGAAAGAGCTTCCACATGAAGTTGCAGACAACATTACGATGCTCCGTCTTAAGTCTTCTACTGATGACGAAACTAATGTGGAAGCTGTGGACCCATCGCACGAAAAGAGAATCAGGAGAATCCATAAGGCACTAGACTCAGATGATGTTGAACTCGTTAAACTTCTGTTGTCTGAGTCTGATATAACCTTAGATGAAGCCAATGCACTCCATTATGCTGCAGCATACTGTGATGCTAAGGTTTTATCTGAGATTCTTAGCCTTGGTCTGGCTGATGTCAACCTCCGAAATTCTCGTGGATACACAGTTCTTCACATTGGTGCAATGCGAAAGGAGCCTTCAGTGATAGTGTCACTCCTGACAAAAGGAGCATGTGCATCAGATTTGACATTGGATGGGCGGAGTGCTGATACCATCTGTCGGAGGTTGACTAGACCAAAAGATTATCATGCAAAAACGGAGCAGGGTCAGGAAGCAAATAAGGATCGGATATGTGTTGATATTCTAGAGAGAGAAATGAGAAGGAATCCAATGG
Encoded here:
- the LOC123228109 gene encoding BTB/POZ domain and ankyrin repeat-containing protein NPR1-like, whose translation is MANSAEPSSCLSLTSSSHQSNGSISHSIASSSASEAAGLSLEVLSLSKLSSSLEQLLVDSTCDYSDAEIVVEGTAVGVHRCILAARSKFFHELFRSEKGTSDKEGKPKYVMTELLPVGKVGYEAFLIFLSYVYTAKLKPFPMEVSTCVDDGCAHDACRPAINFAVELMYASFMFQIPELTSLFQRHLLNFVGKALVEDVIPILVVAFHCQSSQLISQCVERVAHSDLENICIEKELPHEVADNITMLRLKSSTDDETNVEAVDPSHEKRIRRIHKALDSDDVELVKLLLSESDITLDEANALHYAAAYCDAKVLSEILSLGLADVNLRNSRGYTVLHIGAMRKEPSVIVSLLTKGACASDLTLDGRSADTICRRLTRPKDYHAKTEQGQEANKDRICVDILEREMRRNPMAVDASITSNASADDLHMKLLYLENRVAFARLLFPTEAKLAMDIAHTESTSEFAGLSASKGSSGNFGEVDLNETPIMQNKRFRSRMEALIKTVATGRRYFPHCSEVLDKFMDDDLPDLFYLERGTQHEQKIKRRRFMELKEDVQKAFNKDKAERSGLSSSSSKKDSINYQLRKL